Proteins encoded by one window of Arachis ipaensis cultivar K30076 chromosome B04, Araip1.1, whole genome shotgun sequence:
- the LOC110271570 gene encoding F-box protein SKIP19-like, with protein MDYRSSNAGPAKKLNWLDLPDDLTLMIIGKLMTFEILTSTQFVCPKWRRICMDPLLWCTINMCDIGIHNSVDYNLEKLCRHAIDRSCGHLIDISIEYFGTNNLLKYIIDS; from the coding sequence ATGGACTACCGATCCAGCAATGCAGGGCCTGCGAAGAAATTAAACTGGTTGGATCTTCCGGATGACCTGACTTTGATGATCATTGGAAAACTTATGACATTTGAGATCTTAACCAGTACTCAGTTCGTGTGCCCCAAATGGCGACGCATCTGCATGGATCCGCTCTTGTGGTGCACCATCAACATGTGCGATATTGGGATTCATAATTCGGTGGACTATAACTTGGAGAAGTTGTGCCGCCATGCAATTGATCGTAGTTGTGGCCACTTGATAGACATCAGTATTGAGTATTTTGGTACCAATAATCTCCTCAAATATATAATTGACtcgtaa